In one window of Fictibacillus phosphorivorans DNA:
- a CDS encoding YhgE/Pip family protein, giving the protein MNAFRLFMAEMAKLAGKKGLLISVIAALLVPVVYGGILLSPKWGPYDNLSNLPVAVVNKDKGALSDDEPINVGKDLVADLKKGKDLGWEFVSAEEAKEGLDSLKYYMVIEIPEDFSQRVTTVLSDNPEKLQLTYIQNEGLNFMAAQVTRSATEKLREKLGDKITEKYANNMFASLGDVSEGFQSAADGSAKLNTGMTDLRDGTNTLLESLTNKAADISKLASGAKELKNGVGQMANSLSAKQPDISKLANGSSQLSAGTKELLSSLQSKSGDISKLAAGSAAANEGTGLLLQNLKDKQSGVKDLAAGAKQLGDSIPQLKVGTTGILTGLKGVQSAIKNEIAPGTQQISQGVAQVADESANLGKGLQVLSSDLKAYLEQHPELSKDPAFMKIYGTSQAITTAATDPAKAQKLQALSQGAAKIAGAFTANAEPNPKSVADGVNQLVAGQTSVDNGVATLSQKVPLLQQGTESIESGWNTMVGKVGELHAGTSQIAAGNQSVNTGWTSLTKGASQLNDGANQVSAGNSSVEKGWRDLTSGATKINDGMSQVSDGNATVAKGWGDLTEGVTKLNDGAGKLNDGSNELSSGLKDGAEKTGAIKAANDKNLSMFSSPVELKSETVNKYPLYRDSTAPYVLSLALFVGILIMSMFINFRKPEEVSAFSWFGAKFMNLGALAVVQALLLSTVVLLILNVKTENPLGFIAFAVFVSLVFTGIVLLFASLGNIGRFIAFALVILQLSTTGANLPIDMLPENLRALSEFLPFTYSIAGFKALISLGSTSSAFSNMGILFIYLISFSLLSIAVYLFTKPKSEPKNLDLAS; this is encoded by the coding sequence ATGAACGCTTTTCGTTTGTTTATGGCAGAAATGGCGAAGTTGGCAGGTAAAAAGGGCTTGCTGATCTCAGTCATTGCCGCATTGCTCGTACCAGTCGTTTATGGTGGTATACTTCTATCACCAAAATGGGGACCGTACGACAACTTGTCGAACTTGCCTGTTGCGGTAGTCAACAAGGACAAGGGTGCGTTATCGGACGATGAGCCGATCAATGTAGGGAAGGATTTAGTCGCAGACTTAAAGAAAGGAAAAGATCTCGGTTGGGAATTTGTAAGTGCTGAGGAAGCCAAAGAAGGCCTCGATAGTCTGAAATATTACATGGTTATCGAGATTCCTGAGGATTTTTCACAAAGAGTAACAACGGTTTTAAGTGATAATCCTGAGAAGCTTCAACTTACGTATATTCAAAACGAAGGATTAAACTTCATGGCAGCACAAGTGACAAGAAGTGCCACCGAAAAGTTAAGAGAAAAACTTGGTGATAAAATTACAGAGAAGTATGCAAACAACATGTTTGCTAGTCTCGGCGATGTATCGGAAGGTTTTCAATCAGCTGCAGATGGATCTGCAAAACTAAATACGGGAATGACAGATCTTCGTGATGGAACAAACACACTTTTGGAATCGCTTACAAATAAAGCGGCTGATATTTCAAAGCTTGCGAGTGGTGCAAAAGAACTTAAAAATGGTGTAGGACAAATGGCAAACTCTTTGTCAGCCAAACAGCCAGATATTAGCAAACTGGCAAATGGATCATCCCAACTAAGTGCTGGAACGAAAGAATTACTCTCATCTCTTCAATCTAAGTCGGGTGACATCTCAAAGCTCGCGGCAGGATCAGCTGCAGCTAATGAAGGAACAGGACTTTTATTACAAAATTTAAAAGATAAACAATCAGGGGTAAAAGACCTTGCAGCGGGTGCGAAACAACTTGGTGACAGCATACCGCAACTAAAAGTAGGAACAACTGGAATCTTAACAGGACTAAAAGGTGTTCAAAGTGCGATCAAGAACGAAATCGCTCCTGGGACACAACAAATCTCACAAGGTGTTGCTCAAGTTGCCGATGAATCTGCAAACCTAGGTAAGGGGCTGCAAGTGTTATCAAGTGATCTAAAGGCATATTTAGAGCAACACCCTGAACTATCCAAGGATCCTGCTTTTATGAAGATTTATGGTACGAGCCAAGCTATCACGACAGCTGCAACTGATCCTGCAAAAGCTCAAAAGCTCCAGGCACTAAGTCAAGGAGCTGCAAAAATCGCAGGAGCTTTCACGGCAAATGCCGAACCTAATCCTAAATCTGTTGCTGATGGGGTAAATCAGCTTGTAGCGGGCCAAACGTCAGTGGATAACGGAGTTGCGACATTAAGCCAAAAGGTGCCACTGCTCCAACAAGGGACGGAATCGATTGAGAGTGGCTGGAACACGATGGTAGGTAAGGTAGGAGAGCTGCATGCAGGAACATCTCAGATTGCTGCAGGAAACCAATCGGTGAACACGGGTTGGACATCTTTGACTAAAGGCGCATCCCAACTTAATGACGGTGCAAACCAAGTATCAGCAGGTAACTCTTCTGTTGAAAAAGGATGGCGTGACCTAACTTCAGGCGCAACAAAGATTAACGATGGTATGTCACAGGTGAGTGATGGAAACGCAACAGTTGCAAAAGGCTGGGGTGACTTAACGGAAGGTGTAACAAAATTAAATGATGGTGCAGGGAAATTAAATGATGGAAGTAACGAGTTATCATCAGGTCTAAAAGATGGTGCAGAGAAAACAGGTGCGATTAAGGCGGCTAATGATAAGAACTTAAGCATGTTTTCTTCGCCTGTTGAGTTAAAGAGTGAAACGGTAAATAAATATCCACTCTATCGTGATTCAACAGCTCCTTATGTTCTTTCATTAGCGCTATTCGTTGGAATCTTAATCATGTCGATGTTCATTAACTTTAGAAAGCCAGAAGAAGTTTCAGCGTTCTCTTGGTTTGGTGCTAAATTCATGAACCTAGGTGCTCTGGCTGTAGTACAGGCATTACTTCTTTCGACAGTTGTTCTACTTATCTTAAATGTAAAAACTGAAAATCCACTAGGTTTTATAGCCTTTGCGGTTTTTGTTAGTTTGGTATTCACAGGAATTGTCTTATTGTTCGCGTCGTTAGGAAACATCGGACGATTCATCGCGTTCGCTTTAGTGATTCTACAGCTTTCTACGACAGGTGCAAATCTGCCGATTGATATGCTGCCTGAGAATTTGCGTGCACTAAGTGAGTTCTTGCCGTTCACATATTCCATCGCTGGATTTAAGGCATTGATCTCATTGGGTAGTACGAGCTCTGCATTCTCCAATATGGGAATATTGTTCATCTATCTAATAAGTTTTAGTTTATTGTCGATCGCAGTCTATCTGTTTACAAAGCCAAAAAGCGAACCGAAAAATCTAGATTTAGCGAGCTGA
- a CDS encoding B3/4 domain-containing protein — translation MMITINPKLNELVPNFKIGTITYHDIAISESPQMIKGRFQLFTESLRLEEKNAADYPGVAEYRKVFKSLGMDPSRYRPASEALLRRVLSGKDLSAINSGVDVNNFFSIRFAIPIGLYNLDGIEGDVEIDLGSAEDTYEGLNGREMNMEGKLLSRDEVGAFGSPIVDSKRTMVDESVKNALHIVYLQPSMDKSEAHELLESMAKMFTQVNGGSAEIQVI, via the coding sequence ATGATGATCACAATTAATCCTAAACTAAATGAACTTGTCCCGAACTTTAAAATAGGCACAATTACATACCATGATATCGCGATTAGCGAATCACCGCAAATGATTAAAGGCAGGTTCCAGCTATTTACAGAATCCTTGCGACTTGAAGAAAAAAATGCTGCCGATTATCCTGGTGTTGCTGAATATCGAAAAGTGTTCAAGTCTCTTGGAATGGATCCTTCCAGATATCGTCCCGCTTCAGAAGCATTGTTGCGACGGGTGTTAAGCGGCAAGGACCTATCTGCGATCAATTCAGGCGTCGATGTAAACAACTTCTTCTCTATTCGATTTGCTATTCCGATCGGTCTTTATAATCTTGATGGGATTGAAGGTGATGTTGAGATTGATCTTGGTAGCGCTGAAGATACATATGAAGGATTAAACGGACGTGAAATGAATATGGAAGGCAAATTGCTGTCTAGAGACGAGGTTGGTGCCTTTGGCAGCCCAATCGTTGACTCTAAGCGCACGATGGTGGATGAGAGTGTTAAGAATGCACTGCATATCGTGTATCTGCAGCCCTCTATGGATAAGAGTGAGGCTCATGAGCTGTTGGAATCGATGGCCAAGATGTTCACTCAAGTGAATGGTGGGAGTGCTGAGATTCAGGTGATTTAG